TGTgatatttccccctatttatcttcttatttatacttatattttatttattatgtatttagAGAATAATGGGAGAAAAAAGTGGAGTTATATTGGAAGAGTGCATGAGCATGAGTATGAATATGACCAATATGCTCAAGAGTAACCTATTTATTTAAGATCCAATTCAGAGAACAACTTTGTAATACAGATAGATACAAATTTGATGATATTCTCGTTGCTGTAATAACTTAAACCTTTTAAACCCATTGACGAGTAATAAAATCCAATTCCTTCATGCATTAGATTACAAATGAAGGATAAACAATAACACTAACTTCTATAATCTTAGTCTTAATCAATTGGCATCTCAAATCGGCAAATGGGACAATAATGACTTTGCTTCAGCCATTTTTTTATGCAATCATCGTGAAAGACATGAGAACATGGCATCTGAGAAGCTTCAAATCCGACCTCCACTTCTTCCAAACATATCATGCACTTTTCTTCATCTCCAGCTTCTACTTTAACTTTTTCTATCATCTTCTTGATCGATGATTCGGTAGCGGCAACCATGCCATTGTTAATCCTCTCAAACTCTGACCTCGATTCCGCCAAAGCTCTACTCATCAAAGTCTCTTGGTTGATCTCAGATTCCACCAACAATGCTTGAATCGTTGAATGTAAATACATGACTTTACAATACCATCCACTGTCAAATGTCCTGTTTGCAATTCCAAGTCCACATCCCATGATTTCTTGAATGAGGGTGTTGTAAGAAGCAGAGGGCATGTTGATTCTGAGTCTTGTAAATGCCGAAGCAAGAAGTTCATGAAGGTTGTTGCGGTTTTGCAAGATGTTGAGACCAAAACGGAGAGTTTGTTGTACAGAAAAACAGTTGGTGTAATTGTCTATTATCGGATCATGGCGGAGGAGATTGATGTCTACGATTAATTTGATTTGGATGTGACGAGGAGGTAAAGGACGTTTCTGTTGTATCAACCCGTGGTGGTGAACAAGGTGGGAAATAACATCGGAAGGGTACAAAATTGAGGCCGAAGCCATTGAAGAAACTTGAAGAGAAAGCTAGCTTTAACTTAACTATCACAATCGATTTTGAGATTTTCGATTCttgtattaatatatatttataaagagCTAGGAATCCATATTTACTAGGAATTACAATTCTACAAGGAGCATAAAATTGGTTACCACTTATCCATTTGATTTATCCAATATTTTTTTAATCCCTAAAATATATAagtttatgttttaatattaatACCTTAATGATATTCATTCCAACCCATATCTTACATTCTATTTTCATAGTTTATCTCTACTTTTCAGTTCTACAATATTCTTGTATTTTTGGATATGAGAACATGGCATCCGAGAAGCTTCAAAACCGACCTCCACCTCCTCCAAACGTATCATGCAGCCTTCTTCATCTCTACCTTGGCGACCATGCCATTGTTAATCCTCTCAATCTCTGAGCTTGATTCCGCCAAAGCTCTACTCATTAAAGTCTCTTGGTTGATCTCGGATTCCACCATCATTGAATGTAAATACATGATTTTACGATATCATCCACTACAATATGTCCTGTTTGCAGTTCCAAGTCCGCATCCCATGATTGTTTGAATGACGGTGTTGTAAGTAGCAGAGGGATGTCGATTCTGAGTCTTTTAAATGTCGAAGCAAGAAGTTCATGAAGGTTGTTGCGGTTCTGCAAAATGTTGAGACCAAAACAAAGAGTTTGTTGTACGTAGGAGATTGATATCTATGGTTGACTTGATTTGGATGTGACGAAGAGGTAAAGGATGCTTTTGTTGTATGAATCCGTGATGGTGAACATGATGAGAAATAACATTGGACAAGTATGAATTTGAAGCTGATGCCATTAAAGGAAACTTGGTGAAAAACGAAGCTTTAATTTAACTATCATAATAGATTTTGATAAATTATGATAAATAGAATGGAATCTTTAATTTAAtctctaaattgaaaaaaaaaaatcaattttattgTAAAAGTATAGCATTGtattaatttagccattaacTGGAATGAAAATAATGTGATAACTacatatatgtttgtaatttgaTTTATGTGTTCTAAAAATACtctttatgttaaattaaaaCCGGCGTTCAACACTTAAAAGTGATGGCTATACTAACGAAAAAGATGTGGTTGATGCAATATTCACGCTTTTAGGATTCAATTGAAAACAGTTTTGAAATTAtggggactaatttagaatctgAATGATAGTTTTGGGATGCTACTTGGATCTAACCCAAACAGGAAGAGGAAAAGCGCTTTAAGTAACTGGTAATAATCCAGGTCACCGATCCGCACCAATACTTCTTTTCATTTGAACCCTTCATTATAAGTAATCAACGGCCGTAGTTTATCTTCAAGCTCAACCCACGGATCACTATCTCAACAAAAAGCTGCCCAGTTCCCACTATAAAATAACTCGCAATTTCGTACCGGTCCTCAAGTTTTCCAATTTCGTTATCCAAATCATTCAAGTTTCTTAATTTTCATTCGATATCGAAGATGTCGGGAAGGGGAAAGGGAGGTAAGGGACTTGGCAAGGGAGGAGCGAAGCGCCACCGTAAGGTCCTCCGTGACAACATCCAGGGCATCACGAAGCCGGCAATTCGACGTTTGGCTCGTAGGGGAGGAGTGAAACGTATCAGTGGCTTAATCTACGAGGAAACCCGTGGAGTCCTCAAGATCTTCTTGGAGAACGTCATTCGCGATGCTGTCACCTACACCGAACACGCTAGGAGAAAGACGGTGACCGCCATGGATGTGGTTTATGCACTGAAGAGGCAGGGCAGGACTTTGTATGGATTTGGCGGTTagatgatttagggtttaggttTGTAATTAGAGGAGCTTTGGTAATGTTTAGTCGAAATAACAGATTGGGTCTTGTTGTTCGATGTTGTAATTTGTAACCCGTGCTATCAATTGCATATTTGATTAAAATTTGAATATCATTTTGCCAATCTTAAAATCTTCAGCCttaagttcttttttttttttacacagaTGTTCAAATTTGAAGCTTCTCCCAAGCTAAAGAGTAATTAAAGTAATTGAATTCATGGAATGCTTGTGGTTGGTTCCAAGTTTACAGTGAGTAGTTTTTTTCCATCAGTGTAATCTACCCAAGCCTGTCTTGGATGTACATTGATGAGCTACAAGCTTGTATTATTCCTTTTATCTGTAGAATTTCCATTGTTTGTGGTATTAAAGAGTCCTACATATTGGCTTTGCATTAGCATGGCTGAAATCTACAGATGGAGAGATGACAAAGGCTTTGCCATGGCCACTACGAACAAGATCGAGATGAATTTGGGGTGTATTGGAGATGGATAAAATGCATGAGGAACTGCTAGTTTTCAAGTGTTGGTGAGCTGCAATAGACCATTGGAGTGGATACTGGTTAGTCCATAAAGGTGCAAATAAGGATCATGGAAGCCATTATTATAAATGAAGTGGTCAGGATCTTCAGCAATGACCACATAAATCACAGCCAGGAAAGTATCAGCAGCCATTGTAGAACCACGGAAACAACTTAAAAGCAATATAACAAATTAAAGTCCTAGTTTTAATATCGTTCCTTCAAGTTTTAGATGGTGTTCAACTCCTTATAACCATGAAATCGAACTTTCTGAGCAAAGTTGCCTCAACAGCCTGGAACTGAGCCCGATTTTCACTGTTGAACCGAGAGTTGATAAAGTCCCGCCATTATGGGTTCACTAAGCAGGTGTTAGAGCTAAAATAAAGACAAGTATCCCAGCATTCTTTCGAGTAAAACATATCAAAAGATTTTGTAAAAACAGCTTGTCGATCACCAAGCAGTTAGAATTATGGATCTCGAAAGCATATAGAGATACAATATGAAAGGGAAATCAAGCAGTATCAATGGTTTAATTTGCTTTTTAGATTATCAATCAATAAGAATACGTATTTTGTTTTTGGATTACAAATAATCACACTACTAAATTGTGGCTAGGAACAAACCATGGCATACAATGGTCAATCACTATGCTGCTATATGCTACCAGTTTATCAAGAAATGGAAATGGTTGAAAAAAAGGAATTAACAAGTAAAAGTCAGAGAAAAAGCCTTTTTATACAATTCTGAAAAAGTAGGTATGGAAGTACCTTCCCCTTTCCTGGAGCTTCTAAATCGTACATAGATGTTTCTTTTGCATGTGAACTTCGGAAATGTTATTGCAATTCACTTTCCAGCATGGTAAGCTCACAAAACAGCTCGACTTTTTGTCAAGGCCATATAAAAGCTGCATTTCCTTTGTTATAACCCTAGCTCCTTTTTCAATTTAGCAAGAGTAGCTTCTATTTCATCAATGTTCTCCTCGATGCTGCTACCCTTGTTAGCTTCATTTCGAAAACTGCTTCCTGTTTTCTCAGAATTACTGAAGTCGTTTCTGTTGTTTTCTTCGAATTCATCATCAGATATGTTGAGCTCTTTCTCCAGAAATTCAACAAATTCCTCTCCGATAGCCTGCCAAGGGCGAAATCAAACTAGTTAATCAAAGCTATTCTTTATTATGAACTAAAGGTCGAATCAGTGTGATTAAGCTCTTAATATATGCTGGAACTGCTAAAAACAATGGCATCATACCGCTAATTCCTCCCAcaagcttttcggcttttcttgCGAAGATGCACTTGCTTCCCAATTCTGAAATTCTTCTTGAAGGTCTCTAAAGAAGTCCTCTGCAACACAAATCAAAATATGAGTGATATCGAGAAATGGGGTATTACTCGACACTTGTAGGGAAAAGATAAAACAGATGTTAGACAAGATTTAGAAAATGATGCAATTTTATCTTATCCTTCTCACAATCTCAACAGAGAGTACAAATCTACCTAGCGTAATTTGAACATCCCTCAAAAAATTACCTGCAGCACGAAGCGTTTAAGTataagaataacaaaaataaacCTAACtcctataaatataataaaacatataaattttaagtATCCTTTCATTGGTAGTTAGATGGTCATAAAAAGATAGGTTAAAACGGTTGAAAGTATGAGATGTGCCACTACAATATCCGACACAATGCACGGCATGGGCCACAAACATCTTCCATACAGCGAGAACATATTGAAATGGTGATCTTTtagctaaaaaataaaaatgaaatgcgAACACTTCAAAGGCGTATACATTGGACAAGCACCATAAGAATATAAATCCTTTAGGACTAAAAGTAATTAATTTGCTTAGGTTGTTACCAAATCCATAGAATTCTTCCTCTTGG
Above is a genomic segment from Gossypium arboreum isolate Shixiya-1 chromosome 8, ASM2569848v2, whole genome shotgun sequence containing:
- the LOC108468504 gene encoding uncharacterized protein LOC108468504, with product MSGRGKGGKGLGKGGAKRHRKVLRDNIQGITKPAIRRLARRGGVKRISGLIYEETRGVLKIFLENVIRDAVTYTEHARRKTVTAMDVVYALKRQGRTLYGFGELAISYRSSSFPISLSKSFKFLNFHSISKMSGRGKGGKGLGKGGAKRHRKVLRDNIQGITKPAIRRLARRGGVKRISGLIYEETRGVLKIFLENVIRDAVTYTEHARRKTVTAMDVVYALKRQGRTLYGFGG